GGCAGCGATGGTGTCGATGTCGCCGGAGGTGGTGAAGTCGATCACGCCATAGAGGAGGGCGCCGGCGCCCTTGTGCAGGACATAGTCCAGCTCGGTGGCGCCGTCGAAGATGACGCTTTCCTCGGCGGTGAGCTGGCGATGGTCCTCGCTGGGCTCGCAGGTGACCAGGAACTCCCACTGGTTGTCCTCGGTGGTGCGATCGAAGTAGATGGTGAGGTCGTGGCTGTCGCCCTGCTCGTCGTAGACCTTGATGGCGCTGGTGTACTCGTAGTTGGTGGGGTCAATGGGCGGGGTTGGCGAGGCGGCGGCGGCCCGGCGGCCGTCCCAGGCGTCGAACAGCCGGATCTCGTTGTCCTCGTTGTTGAGCCGGGCATCCAGATTGACGATCACCTCCACGGCGTCGGTGGCCACCGGCTGGGTGCTCTTGCCGATGGTGATGTCGTCCCGGGTGCCGGACCGCTGCTCGGTGGTGGAATCGATGGCCCAGCCCTGGATAAAGTAGCCGGAGGAGTTGATGAGGTTGCCCTCGGCATCGAAGCGGAACTCGCCGGCCCGGCTGAACACCAGGTTGTCGGCGCTGCCCGGCTCCCGGAGGATGAAGAAGCCCTGGCCGCCGATGCCCATGTCGGTGGGCTGGGAGGAGGTCTCGAAGGAGCCCTGGGAGAAGAGGCCGTCGATGGTGGACAGGGTCACGCCGCGGCCCACCTGGGAGGCGCCGCTGGCCGTGGCCACCGTCTGGGCGAGGACGTCCTGGAAGGTGGAGCGGCTGCTCTTGAAGGCCACGGTGTTGACGTTGGCAACGTTGTCACCGATCACGCTCATGGCCTCGCCCATGACGTTGAGACCGCTGATGCTGCTGTACAGGGAGCTGGTGATGGCCATGGCTTACCTCCGCACGAGGGCTTGGGGAGAAATGGGAGTGATGGGAATACTGGGATGCATGGGATTGATGAAAGACCGTGCCGGTCACATAACCTTGATGATCTCGCTGGCAGCCAGGGGGATGGCGCCGTCCACCGTCAGGCGCGCCCCGTCCTCCGCGAATTCCAGGCCGGTCACCCGGCCGGTGATGCTGGCTTGCGCTGCCACCGGCAGGCCAACGCCGTCTCTGGCCTGCACCTGATACGTGTAGGGGCCATCCGGCAGCTCCCGGCCTGCGCCGTCCTTGCCATCCCAGGCCAGCTGGTGCCGGCCGGCGGGGAGCGGCCCCAGATCCAGGGAGCGGACCATGCCGCCGGCAGCGTCCCGGATCTCCACCACGCACGAATCCGTCCCCTCCTCCAGGATGATCTCCGTGGGCTGGACCTCGCCCTGGTAGACGGCCAGAAGGCTGCCTTCCGCCTGCACGGTGGCGTCCAGGAGGGAGAGGAGCTGCAGGTTGTTCTGGGAGGTCTGGTAGGTCTTGAGGTCTTTCAAGGTCCGGTCGATGCTCTGCAGGGACTCGATGTTGGTGAAGTTGGCCATCTGCGCCGCCATCTCGTAAGTGTCCATGGGCTTCAAGGGATCCTGGTACTGGATCTGGGCGATGAAGAGCTTCAGGAAATCCTGCTGCCCCAGGACCTGCTTGCGGCTAGTGCCGGAGCTTGAGCTGGCAGCGGTGGTGGTGGCGGCGTTGCTGATGTTCATGGCGCTCTCCTCGTCCGGCGGCTAGACCAGAACCGAGATGGCCCCGGACTTCTGGCCATAGGGTCGCAAAGGTTGGGGCGGGACCGGCTCCGCGGCAGCGGCCCGGGCGCGGCCGGCCCGCTTCGGCCGGCGGCCGGGCAGCCTGTCGCCGGCCGCCTTGCCCTGGTCCTGGCTGACGAAGGCGGTGCACTCGTCCAGCACCAGGCCCTGCTGGGCGAGATGCTCCTTGAACTGGCCCAGGCTGGCGTCGATGATCTCTTTCACCCGGGTGCTCTCGAGGCCGAAGGCGATGCGGACATGGTCGTCCTGCACCGCGACGTCGATGCGCACCTCCCCCAGCTCCGCCGGCACCAGCTTCAGGACCAGCCGGTGCTCCTGGCCGTGGATGGCCCGGGCCAGACCGCTTCTGATCTGCTCGGCCACCCGCTCCACCTGGGCCAGGGCCAAGGCGGTGCGGGGCGTGGCCGGCCGGGCCGCCTCGGCCGCTGGACCGGGCTGGGGCTCCGGGCTTGCCGGCTGGGCCGGGGCCTCGCCACTGTCCACGGCCACGGCGGTGGGGGCGGCCGGCCGCGGCCGAGGCTCGATGGCGGGATCGGCAGAGTCTTGCAGAATCGCGGCCGGCTGGTCGGCTGCTGCCGCAGCGGTCGCAGGTGGCAGGGACTTGCCTTGGGCTGGCGGAGGGGTGGGGCTGTCCGGGGGCGTCCCTGCCGCCGGCACCGGCGCGGTGGCGGGTCCCGGCTGGCCCGGAGGCGCGGTGGCGGAACGCTGGGCCGACTCGCCGGTGGCCAGCTCCTGGACCGTGTCGAGGACCGCCTGCCGGGTCTCCTGCACCAGGGGCCGCCAACTGGGGGCCAGGGGATCGAGCTCGGTGCCGGCAGCCAGCACCGCCAGATCCGCCACCACGGCCTGGGGATCGGCCTGGGGCCGGACGCTGTCCGCCGCGGCCAGGGCCGAGCGCACCAGGGCGTCCAGCCGGGTGCCGTCCAGGGCCATAGGCTCGCCGGTCACGGTCTCCGGCATGAGCAGCCGGCCTTGACCGGCGGGCATGCCCAGGCGCTCCAGGACCTCCACCAGGGCCGCCGTC
This genomic interval from Thermodesulfobacteriota bacterium contains the following:
- a CDS encoding flagellar hook capping FlgD N-terminal domain-containing protein gives rise to the protein MNISNAATTTAASSSSGTSRKQVLGQQDFLKLFIAQIQYQDPLKPMDTYEMAAQMANFTNIESLQSIDRTLKDLKTYQTSQNNLQLLSLLDATVQAEGSLLAVYQGEVQPTEIILEEGTDSCVVEIRDAAGGMVRSLDLGPLPAGRHQLAWDGKDGAGRELPDGPYTYQVQARDGVGLPVAAQASITGRVTGLEFAEDGARLTVDGAIPLAASEIIKVM